A part of Vulpes vulpes isolate BD-2025 chromosome 15, VulVul3, whole genome shotgun sequence genomic DNA contains:
- the STN1 gene encoding CST complex subunit STN1 isoform X19: MQSESSQCEEEPPSLLWGLDPVFLAFAKLYIRDILNLKESRQVQVDDSTGVINCICWKKSNNIESSSATTAAPTAGELSLTSQLKKLQETIEQKTKIEIGDIIQIRGYVHTYREEREIRVTTFYKVDDPVCNIQIARMLELPSIYRKVYDQPFRIPALEQESSDPGALDLANLTCLLSERAKEFLMENKVQTFYQQELEIVESLLSLANQPVIHGTSSERDSKNDTTSKAIHSIFKNAIQLLQEKGFVFQKDHGFDKLYYVTREDKELHRKIHHIIQEDCQKPNPDTEKGCHFQHILACARLSISPGLSEGVLQQVLELLEDQSDIVSTTEHYYTAF, from the exons ATGCAGTCTGAATCCAGCCAGTGTGAAGAGGAgcccccttccctcctgtgggGTTTGGATCCGGTATTCTTAGCCTTTGCAAAACTCTACATCAGGGATATCCTGAACTTGAAGGAGTCCCGCCAGGTACAAG TGGATGACAGCACTGGAGTTATAAATTGCATCTGCTGGAAAAAGTCGAACAATATCGAGTCTTCATCAG CAACTACAGCTGCTCCAACTGCAGGGGAGCTGAGCTTAACCTCACAGCTTAAGAAGCTCCAAGAGACCATTGAGCAGAAGACAAAGATAGAAATTGGGGACATTATCCAAATCAGAGGTTATGTCCACACATACAGAGAAGAACGAGAGATTCGTGTCACTACTTTCT ATAAAGTGGATGATCCAGTGTGCAACATTCAAATTGCAAGGATGCTTGAGCTGCCCAGTATCTACAGGAAAGTTTATGACCAGCCTTTCCGCATCCCAGCCCTAGAGCAAGAAAG CAGTGATCCAGGCGCCCTGGACCTTGCCAATCTCACGTGTTTGCTGAGTGAAAGAGCCAAAGAATTCCTCATGGAGAACAAAGTGCAAACCTTTTACCAGCAGGAATTGGAAATTGTGGAATCTCTGCTATCCCTTGCCAATCAGCCTGTGATTCACGGCACCTCCTCTGAGCGG GATTCTAAGAATGACACCACTTCCAAGGCAATTCATAGTATATTTAAGAATGCAATACAGCTGCTGCAGGAAAAAGGatttgttttccagaaagatCATGGTTTTGATAAGCTATATTAT GTAACCAGAGAAGACAAAGAACTACATAGAAAGATCCACCATATCATTCAAGAAGACTGCCAAAAACCAAATC CAGACACGGAGAAGGGCTGCCACTTCCAGCACATCTTGGCCTGTGCTCGCCTGAGCATCAGCCCGGGCCTGAGTGAAGGTGTGCTGCAGCAGGTGCTGGAGCTCCTGGAGGACCAGAGTGACATCGTCAGCACAACAGAGCACTACTACACGGCGTTCTGA
- the STN1 gene encoding CST complex subunit STN1 isoform X12, with the protein MQSESSQCEEEPPSLLWGLDPVFLAFAKLYIRDILNLKESRQVQGVFFYNGHPIKQVEILGTVIGRREKDAFYSYGVDDSTGVINCICWKKSNNIESSSATTAAPTAGELSLTSQLKKLQETIEQKTKIEIGDIIQIRGYVHTYREEREIRVTTFYKVDDPVCNIQIARMLELPSIYRKVYDQPFRIPALEQESDPGALDLANLTCLLSERAKEFLMENKVQTFYQQELEIVESLLSLANQPVIHGTSSERDSKNDTTSKAIHSIFKNAIQLLQEKGFVFQKDHGFDKLYYVTREDKELHRKIHHIIQEDCQKPNPDTEKGCHFQHILACARLSISPGLSEGVLQQVLELLEDQSDIVSTTEHYYTAF; encoded by the exons ATGCAGTCTGAATCCAGCCAGTGTGAAGAGGAgcccccttccctcctgtgggGTTTGGATCCGGTATTCTTAGCCTTTGCAAAACTCTACATCAGGGATATCCTGAACTTGAAGGAGTCCCGCCAGGTACAAG gtgTATTTTTTTACAATGGGCATCCAATAAAGCAGGTAGAGATCTTGGGAACTGTaattggaaggagagaaaaagatgcTTTCTACAGTTATGGAG TGGATGACAGCACTGGAGTTATAAATTGCATCTGCTGGAAAAAGTCGAACAATATCGAGTCTTCATCAG CAACTACAGCTGCTCCAACTGCAGGGGAGCTGAGCTTAACCTCACAGCTTAAGAAGCTCCAAGAGACCATTGAGCAGAAGACAAAGATAGAAATTGGGGACATTATCCAAATCAGAGGTTATGTCCACACATACAGAGAAGAACGAGAGATTCGTGTCACTACTTTCT ATAAAGTGGATGATCCAGTGTGCAACATTCAAATTGCAAGGATGCTTGAGCTGCCCAGTATCTACAGGAAAGTTTATGACCAGCCTTTCCGCATCCCAGCCCTAGAGCAAGAAAG TGATCCAGGCGCCCTGGACCTTGCCAATCTCACGTGTTTGCTGAGTGAAAGAGCCAAAGAATTCCTCATGGAGAACAAAGTGCAAACCTTTTACCAGCAGGAATTGGAAATTGTGGAATCTCTGCTATCCCTTGCCAATCAGCCTGTGATTCACGGCACCTCCTCTGAGCGG GATTCTAAGAATGACACCACTTCCAAGGCAATTCATAGTATATTTAAGAATGCAATACAGCTGCTGCAGGAAAAAGGatttgttttccagaaagatCATGGTTTTGATAAGCTATATTAT GTAACCAGAGAAGACAAAGAACTACATAGAAAGATCCACCATATCATTCAAGAAGACTGCCAAAAACCAAATC CAGACACGGAGAAGGGCTGCCACTTCCAGCACATCTTGGCCTGTGCTCGCCTGAGCATCAGCCCGGGCCTGAGTGAAGGTGTGCTGCAGCAGGTGCTGGAGCTCCTGGAGGACCAGAGTGACATCGTCAGCACAACAGAGCACTACTACACGGCGTTCTGA
- the STN1 gene encoding CST complex subunit STN1 isoform X10: MQSESSQCEEEPPSLLWGLDPVFLAFAKLYIRDILNLKESRQVQGVFFYNGHPIKQVEILGTVIGRREKDAFYSYGVDDSTGVINCICWKKSNNIESSSATTAAPTAGELSLTSQLKKLQETIEQKTKIEIGDIIQIRGYVHTYREEREIRVTTFYKVDDPVCNIQIARMLELPSIYRKVYDQPFRIPALEQESSDPGALDLANLTCLLSERAKEFLMENKVQTFYQQELEIVESLLSLANQPVIHGTSSERDSKNDTTSKAIHSIFKNAIQLLQEKGFVFQKDHGFDKLYYVTREDKELHRKIHHIIQEDCQKPNPDTEKGCHFQHILACARLSISPGLSEGVLQQVLELLEDQSDIVSTTEHYYTAF; this comes from the exons ATGCAGTCTGAATCCAGCCAGTGTGAAGAGGAgcccccttccctcctgtgggGTTTGGATCCGGTATTCTTAGCCTTTGCAAAACTCTACATCAGGGATATCCTGAACTTGAAGGAGTCCCGCCAGGTACAAG gtgTATTTTTTTACAATGGGCATCCAATAAAGCAGGTAGAGATCTTGGGAACTGTaattggaaggagagaaaaagatgcTTTCTACAGTTATGGAG TGGATGACAGCACTGGAGTTATAAATTGCATCTGCTGGAAAAAGTCGAACAATATCGAGTCTTCATCAG CAACTACAGCTGCTCCAACTGCAGGGGAGCTGAGCTTAACCTCACAGCTTAAGAAGCTCCAAGAGACCATTGAGCAGAAGACAAAGATAGAAATTGGGGACATTATCCAAATCAGAGGTTATGTCCACACATACAGAGAAGAACGAGAGATTCGTGTCACTACTTTCT ATAAAGTGGATGATCCAGTGTGCAACATTCAAATTGCAAGGATGCTTGAGCTGCCCAGTATCTACAGGAAAGTTTATGACCAGCCTTTCCGCATCCCAGCCCTAGAGCAAGAAAG CAGTGATCCAGGCGCCCTGGACCTTGCCAATCTCACGTGTTTGCTGAGTGAAAGAGCCAAAGAATTCCTCATGGAGAACAAAGTGCAAACCTTTTACCAGCAGGAATTGGAAATTGTGGAATCTCTGCTATCCCTTGCCAATCAGCCTGTGATTCACGGCACCTCCTCTGAGCGG GATTCTAAGAATGACACCACTTCCAAGGCAATTCATAGTATATTTAAGAATGCAATACAGCTGCTGCAGGAAAAAGGatttgttttccagaaagatCATGGTTTTGATAAGCTATATTAT GTAACCAGAGAAGACAAAGAACTACATAGAAAGATCCACCATATCATTCAAGAAGACTGCCAAAAACCAAATC CAGACACGGAGAAGGGCTGCCACTTCCAGCACATCTTGGCCTGTGCTCGCCTGAGCATCAGCCCGGGCCTGAGTGAAGGTGTGCTGCAGCAGGTGCTGGAGCTCCTGGAGGACCAGAGTGACATCGTCAGCACAACAGAGCACTACTACACGGCGTTCTGA
- the STN1 gene encoding CST complex subunit STN1 isoform X14 — translation MQSESSQCEEEPPSLLWGLDPVFLAFAKLYIRDILNLKESRQVQGVFFYNGHPIKQVEILGTVIGRREKDAFYSYGVDDSTGVINCICWKKSNNIESSSATTAAPTAGELSLTSQLKKLQETIEQKTKIEIGDIIQIRGYVHTYREEREIRVTTFYKVDDPVCNIQIARMLELPSIYRKVYDQPFRIPALEQESDPGALDLANLTCLLSERAKEFLMENKVQTFYQQELEIVESLLSLANQPVIHGTSSERDSKNDTTSKAIHSIFKNAIQLLQEKGFVFQKDHGFDKLYYVTREDKELHRKIHHIIQEDCQKPNHTEKGCHFQHILACARLSISPGLSEGVLQQVLELLEDQSDIVSTTEHYYTAF, via the exons ATGCAGTCTGAATCCAGCCAGTGTGAAGAGGAgcccccttccctcctgtgggGTTTGGATCCGGTATTCTTAGCCTTTGCAAAACTCTACATCAGGGATATCCTGAACTTGAAGGAGTCCCGCCAGGTACAAG gtgTATTTTTTTACAATGGGCATCCAATAAAGCAGGTAGAGATCTTGGGAACTGTaattggaaggagagaaaaagatgcTTTCTACAGTTATGGAG TGGATGACAGCACTGGAGTTATAAATTGCATCTGCTGGAAAAAGTCGAACAATATCGAGTCTTCATCAG CAACTACAGCTGCTCCAACTGCAGGGGAGCTGAGCTTAACCTCACAGCTTAAGAAGCTCCAAGAGACCATTGAGCAGAAGACAAAGATAGAAATTGGGGACATTATCCAAATCAGAGGTTATGTCCACACATACAGAGAAGAACGAGAGATTCGTGTCACTACTTTCT ATAAAGTGGATGATCCAGTGTGCAACATTCAAATTGCAAGGATGCTTGAGCTGCCCAGTATCTACAGGAAAGTTTATGACCAGCCTTTCCGCATCCCAGCCCTAGAGCAAGAAAG TGATCCAGGCGCCCTGGACCTTGCCAATCTCACGTGTTTGCTGAGTGAAAGAGCCAAAGAATTCCTCATGGAGAACAAAGTGCAAACCTTTTACCAGCAGGAATTGGAAATTGTGGAATCTCTGCTATCCCTTGCCAATCAGCCTGTGATTCACGGCACCTCCTCTGAGCGG GATTCTAAGAATGACACCACTTCCAAGGCAATTCATAGTATATTTAAGAATGCAATACAGCTGCTGCAGGAAAAAGGatttgttttccagaaagatCATGGTTTTGATAAGCTATATTAT GTAACCAGAGAAGACAAAGAACTACATAGAAAGATCCACCATATCATTCAAGAAGACTGCCAAAAACCAAATC ACACGGAGAAGGGCTGCCACTTCCAGCACATCTTGGCCTGTGCTCGCCTGAGCATCAGCCCGGGCCTGAGTGAAGGTGTGCTGCAGCAGGTGCTGGAGCTCCTGGAGGACCAGAGTGACATCGTCAGCACAACAGAGCACTACTACACGGCGTTCTGA
- the STN1 gene encoding CST complex subunit STN1 isoform X13, with protein MQSESSQCEEEPPSLLWGLDPVFLAFAKLYIRDILNLKESRQVQGVFFYNGHPIKQVEILGTVIGRREKDAFYSYGVDDSTGVINCICWKKSNNIESSSATTAAPTAGELSLTSQLKKLQETIEQKTKIEIGDIIQIRGYVHTYREEREIRVTTFYKVDDPVCNIQIARMLELPSIYRKVYDQPFRIPALEQESSDPGALDLANLTCLLSERAKEFLMENKVQTFYQQELEIVESLLSLANQPVIHGTSSERDSKNDTTSKAIHSIFKNAIQLLQEKGFVFQKDHGFDKLYYVTREDKELHRKIHHIIQEDCQKPNHTEKGCHFQHILACARLSISPGLSEGVLQQVLELLEDQSDIVSTTEHYYTAF; from the exons ATGCAGTCTGAATCCAGCCAGTGTGAAGAGGAgcccccttccctcctgtgggGTTTGGATCCGGTATTCTTAGCCTTTGCAAAACTCTACATCAGGGATATCCTGAACTTGAAGGAGTCCCGCCAGGTACAAG gtgTATTTTTTTACAATGGGCATCCAATAAAGCAGGTAGAGATCTTGGGAACTGTaattggaaggagagaaaaagatgcTTTCTACAGTTATGGAG TGGATGACAGCACTGGAGTTATAAATTGCATCTGCTGGAAAAAGTCGAACAATATCGAGTCTTCATCAG CAACTACAGCTGCTCCAACTGCAGGGGAGCTGAGCTTAACCTCACAGCTTAAGAAGCTCCAAGAGACCATTGAGCAGAAGACAAAGATAGAAATTGGGGACATTATCCAAATCAGAGGTTATGTCCACACATACAGAGAAGAACGAGAGATTCGTGTCACTACTTTCT ATAAAGTGGATGATCCAGTGTGCAACATTCAAATTGCAAGGATGCTTGAGCTGCCCAGTATCTACAGGAAAGTTTATGACCAGCCTTTCCGCATCCCAGCCCTAGAGCAAGAAAG CAGTGATCCAGGCGCCCTGGACCTTGCCAATCTCACGTGTTTGCTGAGTGAAAGAGCCAAAGAATTCCTCATGGAGAACAAAGTGCAAACCTTTTACCAGCAGGAATTGGAAATTGTGGAATCTCTGCTATCCCTTGCCAATCAGCCTGTGATTCACGGCACCTCCTCTGAGCGG GATTCTAAGAATGACACCACTTCCAAGGCAATTCATAGTATATTTAAGAATGCAATACAGCTGCTGCAGGAAAAAGGatttgttttccagaaagatCATGGTTTTGATAAGCTATATTAT GTAACCAGAGAAGACAAAGAACTACATAGAAAGATCCACCATATCATTCAAGAAGACTGCCAAAAACCAAATC ACACGGAGAAGGGCTGCCACTTCCAGCACATCTTGGCCTGTGCTCGCCTGAGCATCAGCCCGGGCCTGAGTGAAGGTGTGCTGCAGCAGGTGCTGGAGCTCCTGGAGGACCAGAGTGACATCGTCAGCACAACAGAGCACTACTACACGGCGTTCTGA
- the STN1 gene encoding CST complex subunit STN1 isoform X6, translating into MQSESSQCEEEPPSLLWGLDPVFLAFAKLYIRDILNLKESRQVQGGLGRLLTLRPPSSPSQGYCQRFLISLQERIQGKTRHKSVFFYNGHPIKQVEILGTVIGRREKDAFYSYGVDDSTGVINCICWKKSNNIESSSATTAAPTAGELSLTSQLKKLQETIEQKTKIEIGDIIQIRGYVHTYREEREIRVTTFYKVDDPVCNIQIARMLELPSIYRKVYDQPFRIPALEQESDPGALDLANLTCLLSERAKEFLMENKVQTFYQQELEIVESLLSLANQPVIHGTSSERDSKNDTTSKAIHSIFKNAIQLLQEKGFVFQKDHGFDKLYYVTREDKELHRKIHHIIQEDCQKPNHTEKGCHFQHILACARLSISPGLSEGVLQQVLELLEDQSDIVSTTEHYYTAF; encoded by the exons ATGCAGTCTGAATCCAGCCAGTGTGAAGAGGAgcccccttccctcctgtgggGTTTGGATCCGGTATTCTTAGCCTTTGCAAAACTCTACATCAGGGATATCCTGAACTTGAAGGAGTCCCGCCAGGTACAAG GTGGACTAGGGAGACTCTTGACCCTGAGGCCTCCATCCAGCCCTTCCCAGGGATATTGCCAGAGGTTCTTGATCTCATTgcaagaaagaattcaaggaaaGACCAGACATAAAA gtgTATTTTTTTACAATGGGCATCCAATAAAGCAGGTAGAGATCTTGGGAACTGTaattggaaggagagaaaaagatgcTTTCTACAGTTATGGAG TGGATGACAGCACTGGAGTTATAAATTGCATCTGCTGGAAAAAGTCGAACAATATCGAGTCTTCATCAG CAACTACAGCTGCTCCAACTGCAGGGGAGCTGAGCTTAACCTCACAGCTTAAGAAGCTCCAAGAGACCATTGAGCAGAAGACAAAGATAGAAATTGGGGACATTATCCAAATCAGAGGTTATGTCCACACATACAGAGAAGAACGAGAGATTCGTGTCACTACTTTCT ATAAAGTGGATGATCCAGTGTGCAACATTCAAATTGCAAGGATGCTTGAGCTGCCCAGTATCTACAGGAAAGTTTATGACCAGCCTTTCCGCATCCCAGCCCTAGAGCAAGAAAG TGATCCAGGCGCCCTGGACCTTGCCAATCTCACGTGTTTGCTGAGTGAAAGAGCCAAAGAATTCCTCATGGAGAACAAAGTGCAAACCTTTTACCAGCAGGAATTGGAAATTGTGGAATCTCTGCTATCCCTTGCCAATCAGCCTGTGATTCACGGCACCTCCTCTGAGCGG GATTCTAAGAATGACACCACTTCCAAGGCAATTCATAGTATATTTAAGAATGCAATACAGCTGCTGCAGGAAAAAGGatttgttttccagaaagatCATGGTTTTGATAAGCTATATTAT GTAACCAGAGAAGACAAAGAACTACATAGAAAGATCCACCATATCATTCAAGAAGACTGCCAAAAACCAAATC ACACGGAGAAGGGCTGCCACTTCCAGCACATCTTGGCCTGTGCTCGCCTGAGCATCAGCCCGGGCCTGAGTGAAGGTGTGCTGCAGCAGGTGCTGGAGCTCCTGGAGGACCAGAGTGACATCGTCAGCACAACAGAGCACTACTACACGGCGTTCTGA
- the STN1 gene encoding CST complex subunit STN1 isoform X17, whose product MQSESSQCEEEPPSLLWGLDPVFLAFAKLYIRDILNLKESRQVQGGLGRLLTLRPPSSPSQGYCQRFLISLQERIQGKTRHKSVFFYNGHPIKQVEILGTVIGRREKDAFYSYGVDDSTGVINCICWKKSNNIESSSATTAAPTAGELSLTSQLKKLQETIEQKTKIEIGDIIQIRGYVHTYREEREIRVTTFYKVDDPVCNIQIARMLELPSIYRKVYDQPFRIPALEQESDPGALDLANLTCLLSERAKEFLMENKVQTFYQQELEIVESLLSLANQPVIHGTSSERVTREDKELHRKIHHIIQEDCQKPNHTEKGCHFQHILACARLSISPGLSEGVLQQVLELLEDQSDIVSTTEHYYTAF is encoded by the exons ATGCAGTCTGAATCCAGCCAGTGTGAAGAGGAgcccccttccctcctgtgggGTTTGGATCCGGTATTCTTAGCCTTTGCAAAACTCTACATCAGGGATATCCTGAACTTGAAGGAGTCCCGCCAGGTACAAG GTGGACTAGGGAGACTCTTGACCCTGAGGCCTCCATCCAGCCCTTCCCAGGGATATTGCCAGAGGTTCTTGATCTCATTgcaagaaagaattcaaggaaaGACCAGACATAAAA gtgTATTTTTTTACAATGGGCATCCAATAAAGCAGGTAGAGATCTTGGGAACTGTaattggaaggagagaaaaagatgcTTTCTACAGTTATGGAG TGGATGACAGCACTGGAGTTATAAATTGCATCTGCTGGAAAAAGTCGAACAATATCGAGTCTTCATCAG CAACTACAGCTGCTCCAACTGCAGGGGAGCTGAGCTTAACCTCACAGCTTAAGAAGCTCCAAGAGACCATTGAGCAGAAGACAAAGATAGAAATTGGGGACATTATCCAAATCAGAGGTTATGTCCACACATACAGAGAAGAACGAGAGATTCGTGTCACTACTTTCT ATAAAGTGGATGATCCAGTGTGCAACATTCAAATTGCAAGGATGCTTGAGCTGCCCAGTATCTACAGGAAAGTTTATGACCAGCCTTTCCGCATCCCAGCCCTAGAGCAAGAAAG TGATCCAGGCGCCCTGGACCTTGCCAATCTCACGTGTTTGCTGAGTGAAAGAGCCAAAGAATTCCTCATGGAGAACAAAGTGCAAACCTTTTACCAGCAGGAATTGGAAATTGTGGAATCTCTGCTATCCCTTGCCAATCAGCCTGTGATTCACGGCACCTCCTCTGAGCGG GTAACCAGAGAAGACAAAGAACTACATAGAAAGATCCACCATATCATTCAAGAAGACTGCCAAAAACCAAATC ACACGGAGAAGGGCTGCCACTTCCAGCACATCTTGGCCTGTGCTCGCCTGAGCATCAGCCCGGGCCTGAGTGAAGGTGTGCTGCAGCAGGTGCTGGAGCTCCTGGAGGACCAGAGTGACATCGTCAGCACAACAGAGCACTACTACACGGCGTTCTGA
- the STN1 gene encoding CST complex subunit STN1 isoform X16: MQSESSQCEEEPPSLLWGLDPVFLAFAKLYIRDILNLKESRQVQGGLGRLLTLRPPSSPSQGYCQRFLISLQERIQGKTRHKSVFFYNGHPIKQVEILGTVIGRREKDAFYSYGVDDSTGVINCICWKKSNNIESSSATTAAPTAGELSLTSQLKKLQETIEQKTKIEIGDIIQIRGYVHTYREEREIRVTTFYKVDDPVCNIQIARMLELPSIYRKVYDQPFRIPALEQESSDPGALDLANLTCLLSERAKEFLMENKVQTFYQQELEIVESLLSLANQPVIHGTSSERVTREDKELHRKIHHIIQEDCQKPNHTEKGCHFQHILACARLSISPGLSEGVLQQVLELLEDQSDIVSTTEHYYTAF, translated from the exons ATGCAGTCTGAATCCAGCCAGTGTGAAGAGGAgcccccttccctcctgtgggGTTTGGATCCGGTATTCTTAGCCTTTGCAAAACTCTACATCAGGGATATCCTGAACTTGAAGGAGTCCCGCCAGGTACAAG GTGGACTAGGGAGACTCTTGACCCTGAGGCCTCCATCCAGCCCTTCCCAGGGATATTGCCAGAGGTTCTTGATCTCATTgcaagaaagaattcaaggaaaGACCAGACATAAAA gtgTATTTTTTTACAATGGGCATCCAATAAAGCAGGTAGAGATCTTGGGAACTGTaattggaaggagagaaaaagatgcTTTCTACAGTTATGGAG TGGATGACAGCACTGGAGTTATAAATTGCATCTGCTGGAAAAAGTCGAACAATATCGAGTCTTCATCAG CAACTACAGCTGCTCCAACTGCAGGGGAGCTGAGCTTAACCTCACAGCTTAAGAAGCTCCAAGAGACCATTGAGCAGAAGACAAAGATAGAAATTGGGGACATTATCCAAATCAGAGGTTATGTCCACACATACAGAGAAGAACGAGAGATTCGTGTCACTACTTTCT ATAAAGTGGATGATCCAGTGTGCAACATTCAAATTGCAAGGATGCTTGAGCTGCCCAGTATCTACAGGAAAGTTTATGACCAGCCTTTCCGCATCCCAGCCCTAGAGCAAGAAAG CAGTGATCCAGGCGCCCTGGACCTTGCCAATCTCACGTGTTTGCTGAGTGAAAGAGCCAAAGAATTCCTCATGGAGAACAAAGTGCAAACCTTTTACCAGCAGGAATTGGAAATTGTGGAATCTCTGCTATCCCTTGCCAATCAGCCTGTGATTCACGGCACCTCCTCTGAGCGG GTAACCAGAGAAGACAAAGAACTACATAGAAAGATCCACCATATCATTCAAGAAGACTGCCAAAAACCAAATC ACACGGAGAAGGGCTGCCACTTCCAGCACATCTTGGCCTGTGCTCGCCTGAGCATCAGCCCGGGCCTGAGTGAAGGTGTGCTGCAGCAGGTGCTGGAGCTCCTGGAGGACCAGAGTGACATCGTCAGCACAACAGAGCACTACTACACGGCGTTCTGA
- the STN1 gene encoding CST complex subunit STN1 isoform X5 → MQSESSQCEEEPPSLLWGLDPVFLAFAKLYIRDILNLKESRQVQGGLGRLLTLRPPSSPSQGYCQRFLISLQERIQGKTRHKSVFFYNGHPIKQVEILGTVIGRREKDAFYSYGVDDSTGVINCICWKKSNNIESSSATTAAPTAGELSLTSQLKKLQETIEQKTKIEIGDIIQIRGYVHTYREEREIRVTTFYKVDDPVCNIQIARMLELPSIYRKVYDQPFRIPALEQESSDPGALDLANLTCLLSERAKEFLMENKVQTFYQQELEIVESLLSLANQPVIHGTSSERDSKNDTTSKAIHSIFKNAIQLLQEKGFVFQKDHGFDKLYYVTREDKELHRKIHHIIQEDCQKPNHTEKGCHFQHILACARLSISPGLSEGVLQQVLELLEDQSDIVSTTEHYYTAF, encoded by the exons ATGCAGTCTGAATCCAGCCAGTGTGAAGAGGAgcccccttccctcctgtgggGTTTGGATCCGGTATTCTTAGCCTTTGCAAAACTCTACATCAGGGATATCCTGAACTTGAAGGAGTCCCGCCAGGTACAAG GTGGACTAGGGAGACTCTTGACCCTGAGGCCTCCATCCAGCCCTTCCCAGGGATATTGCCAGAGGTTCTTGATCTCATTgcaagaaagaattcaaggaaaGACCAGACATAAAA gtgTATTTTTTTACAATGGGCATCCAATAAAGCAGGTAGAGATCTTGGGAACTGTaattggaaggagagaaaaagatgcTTTCTACAGTTATGGAG TGGATGACAGCACTGGAGTTATAAATTGCATCTGCTGGAAAAAGTCGAACAATATCGAGTCTTCATCAG CAACTACAGCTGCTCCAACTGCAGGGGAGCTGAGCTTAACCTCACAGCTTAAGAAGCTCCAAGAGACCATTGAGCAGAAGACAAAGATAGAAATTGGGGACATTATCCAAATCAGAGGTTATGTCCACACATACAGAGAAGAACGAGAGATTCGTGTCACTACTTTCT ATAAAGTGGATGATCCAGTGTGCAACATTCAAATTGCAAGGATGCTTGAGCTGCCCAGTATCTACAGGAAAGTTTATGACCAGCCTTTCCGCATCCCAGCCCTAGAGCAAGAAAG CAGTGATCCAGGCGCCCTGGACCTTGCCAATCTCACGTGTTTGCTGAGTGAAAGAGCCAAAGAATTCCTCATGGAGAACAAAGTGCAAACCTTTTACCAGCAGGAATTGGAAATTGTGGAATCTCTGCTATCCCTTGCCAATCAGCCTGTGATTCACGGCACCTCCTCTGAGCGG GATTCTAAGAATGACACCACTTCCAAGGCAATTCATAGTATATTTAAGAATGCAATACAGCTGCTGCAGGAAAAAGGatttgttttccagaaagatCATGGTTTTGATAAGCTATATTAT GTAACCAGAGAAGACAAAGAACTACATAGAAAGATCCACCATATCATTCAAGAAGACTGCCAAAAACCAAATC ACACGGAGAAGGGCTGCCACTTCCAGCACATCTTGGCCTGTGCTCGCCTGAGCATCAGCCCGGGCCTGAGTGAAGGTGTGCTGCAGCAGGTGCTGGAGCTCCTGGAGGACCAGAGTGACATCGTCAGCACAACAGAGCACTACTACACGGCGTTCTGA